The Chloracidobacterium sp. genome window below encodes:
- a CDS encoding DUF721 domain-containing protein has protein sequence MESIARLIPDVIKFADGQADVVSAACCAAWGLAVGDATLKVSRAITLTDRTLTVAVQDARWKRQLEALAPQILFRLNSILRQPLVTRIHLVVDRRFVARTPSRAASPLPAAMRPELLPEEIVAGAQAIADEDLRTQFLRLAAVCLGRGCG, from the coding sequence GTGGAAAGTATCGCGCGGTTGATTCCCGATGTGATCAAGTTCGCCGATGGGCAGGCGGATGTTGTTTCCGCCGCCTGCTGCGCCGCGTGGGGATTGGCTGTTGGTGACGCAACGCTCAAGGTCAGTCGAGCGATAACGCTGACCGACCGAACCCTCACCGTGGCAGTGCAGGACGCCCGCTGGAAACGCCAACTGGAGGCGCTTGCCCCCCAGATCCTCTTCCGCCTCAACAGCATCTTGCGGCAGCCGCTGGTGACGCGAATTCACCTTGTCGTGGATCGGCGGTTTGTCGCCCGTACGCCGTCGCGTGCGGCGTCACCACTGCCGGCGGCGATGCGCCCTGAACTGCTCCCTGAAGAGATTGTCGCCGGCGCACAAGCCATTGCCGACGAAGACCTGCGTACACAGTTCCTCCGCTTGGCGGCCGTGTGTCTGGGCCGCGGTTGCGGGTAG
- a CDS encoding NADP-dependent isocitrate dehydrogenase translates to MKFHITEDGKKLVTLIPGDGIGPECIAATRRIIEAAGAAVAWEERAAGASVFQQGVPSGVLPETIESITKTRVVLKGPLETPVGFGEKSANVTLRKLFETYGNIRPVREMPGVVTPFTGRRLDLVVVRENVEDLYAGIEHMQTPGVAQCLKLISRKGCEKVVRLAFELARSEGRTRVHCATKSNIMKQTEGMLKRTFEAIAPEYPDIEANHIIIDNCAHQLVKRPEQFDVIVTTNMNGDIISDLTSGLIGGLGFAPSANIGSEVAIFEAVHGSAPKYAGKDVINPTAVLLSGVMMLRHLGEFEAAAKIEHALLVTLEQGILTRDVVGDEKAVGTRAFTDAIIANLGKKSENWRVRDYKPLQMPVFPSTPDVVKVEVRRTVGADLFVETGQLPEQLGPALEALAEGTALKLKMISNRGTKVYPSVGAMTDCVDHYRCRFIGRDAASDVTDAQILELVQRIGAQYRWMHIEKLQEFNGEAGYTKAQGED, encoded by the coding sequence ATGAAGTTTCATATCACGGAGGACGGCAAAAAACTGGTGACGCTCATTCCGGGGGACGGCATCGGACCGGAGTGCATTGCGGCGACACGGCGCATTATTGAGGCGGCCGGCGCGGCGGTGGCCTGGGAAGAACGCGCCGCCGGAGCGAGTGTTTTTCAGCAGGGCGTGCCGTCGGGTGTTCTGCCTGAAACGATTGAATCCATTACGAAAACGCGCGTCGTGCTCAAAGGGCCGCTGGAAACGCCGGTCGGCTTCGGTGAGAAGAGCGCTAACGTCACCTTGCGGAAGTTGTTTGAGACTTACGGGAATATTCGCCCGGTGCGTGAAATGCCGGGCGTCGTTACGCCCTTCACCGGTCGGCGGCTTGATCTGGTCGTTGTGCGTGAAAACGTTGAGGACCTCTACGCTGGCATCGAGCACATGCAGACGCCGGGCGTGGCGCAGTGTTTGAAGCTGATTTCGCGCAAGGGCTGTGAGAAGGTTGTTCGGTTGGCGTTTGAATTGGCCCGTTCAGAAGGGCGAACGAGAGTACACTGCGCCACAAAGTCCAACATCATGAAGCAGACCGAAGGCATGCTCAAACGCACCTTCGAGGCCATTGCGCCGGAATACCCCGACATTGAAGCCAACCATATCATCATTGACAACTGCGCGCATCAGCTTGTGAAACGGCCCGAGCAGTTTGATGTCATCGTCACCACGAACATGAACGGGGACATCATCAGCGATCTCACGTCAGGACTCATCGGCGGCTTGGGCTTTGCGCCGTCGGCGAACATCGGCAGTGAAGTGGCGATTTTCGAGGCCGTCCACGGCTCAGCGCCGAAGTACGCCGGCAAGGATGTCATCAATCCGACGGCGGTGCTGCTGTCGGGCGTGATGATGCTGCGGCATCTGGGTGAGTTTGAAGCCGCCGCTAAAATCGAACACGCGCTGCTTGTCACGCTTGAGCAGGGCATCCTGACCCGTGATGTCGTCGGGGATGAAAAAGCCGTCGGGACGCGCGCCTTCACCGACGCCATCATCGCCAACCTCGGCAAAAAGTCGGAGAACTGGCGTGTGCGTGATTACAAACCGCTTCAGATGCCGGTATTTCCGTCTACGCCGGATGTAGTAAAGGTGGAAGTTCGGCGTACCGTCGGCGCGGATCTTTTTGTCGAGACCGGGCAGTTGCCGGAGCAACTGGGTCCGGCGTTGGAGGCATTGGCGGAAGGAACAGCGCTCAAGCTCAAGATGATCTCTAATCGGGGGACAAAGGTCTATCCGTCGGTTGGCGCGATGACGGACTGCGTGGATCATTACCGTTGCCGCTTCATTGGGCGCGACGCGGCGAGCGATGTAACGGACGCGCAGATTCTTGAGTTGGTACAACGCATCGGCGCGCAATACCGCTGGATGCACATCGAGAAACTGCAAGAGTTTAACGGCGAGGCGGGTTATACGAAGGCGCAAGGAGAAGACTAG
- a CDS encoding S8 family serine peptidase, with protein sequence MFLCAVCHYALDDELRVDPSTMSRLSRDLLHLNLPYWDEQEGICRDCFDRFAHARARVSLYLPSADGAALPRFKILPTPLRLGASPRYTGRGVTIAFLDSGFYAHPDITQPVNRILHYHNILTRRANPAELSTPDESSWHGLMTSVVAAGNGFLSKGLYRGIASSAKLVLVKVGTTRRIYHDDIRRGLDWVYRNRERFGIRIVNLSCGGDYEASYLEDALSQSAERLVKAGVVVVAASGNAGHQAEHPVLPPASAPSVIAVGGFDDKNTLDPNEHDVYHSSYGVTPDGLQKPEVIAPSIWIAAPILPGTPTAQQAALYEKLTHAPDSELKSLLAQHAGIDPELDAAAHLEPYQLRLLVEGKMRNEKVISGHYKHVDGTSFAAPIVSSIVAQMLEVNPRLTPQQVKRILIRTARRLPNVDPDRQGWGVVNARLAVAAALNGGDTPRLGNYLHLNGV encoded by the coding sequence ATGTTTCTTTGCGCTGTTTGCCACTACGCGCTGGATGACGAGCTGCGGGTTGACCCCTCCACGATGTCGCGCTTGTCGCGCGACTTGCTCCATCTCAATCTACCGTACTGGGATGAGCAGGAGGGCATCTGCCGGGACTGTTTTGACCGCTTCGCGCATGCGCGCGCACGAGTCAGTCTGTATCTGCCCTCAGCCGACGGGGCGGCGCTCCCTCGCTTCAAAATCCTTCCGACGCCATTACGGTTGGGCGCGAGTCCGCGCTATACGGGACGCGGCGTCACCATCGCATTTCTCGATTCCGGCTTTTATGCTCACCCAGACATTACCCAGCCAGTCAACCGCATTCTGCACTACCACAACATCCTGACGCGCCGCGCCAACCCAGCCGAGTTATCCACGCCGGATGAATCCAGTTGGCACGGTTTGATGACTTCGGTTGTGGCGGCGGGGAATGGCTTTCTCTCTAAGGGGCTGTACCGTGGGATCGCCTCTAGCGCCAAACTGGTACTGGTCAAGGTCGGCACAACGCGCCGGATTTACCACGACGACATTCGGCGCGGCCTGGATTGGGTGTATCGCAACCGTGAACGCTTTGGCATCCGTATCGTCAACCTGTCGTGCGGCGGCGACTATGAGGCGTCCTACCTTGAAGATGCCCTCTCCCAGTCAGCCGAACGACTGGTCAAAGCCGGTGTCGTCGTGGTGGCGGCCAGCGGCAATGCCGGACACCAAGCGGAACATCCGGTGCTGCCGCCCGCTAGCGCTCCGTCAGTCATCGCCGTCGGCGGCTTCGACGACAAGAATACGCTTGACCCCAACGAACACGATGTCTACCACTCCAGCTACGGCGTCACGCCCGACGGTCTTCAGAAGCCGGAAGTCATTGCGCCCAGCATTTGGATTGCTGCACCGATTTTGCCAGGCACGCCGACGGCCCAGCAGGCCGCACTCTACGAAAAGCTCACGCACGCGCCGGACAGCGAACTCAAGTCGCTTCTAGCGCAGCACGCCGGCATTGATCCTGAATTGGACGCGGCCGCCCACCTTGAGCCGTACCAACTCCGTCTTCTTGTGGAAGGCAAAATGCGCAATGAGAAGGTCATCTCCGGCCACTACAAACACGTGGACGGCACCTCCTTCGCCGCGCCGATTGTCTCCTCGATTGTGGCGCAGATGCTGGAAGTCAACCCGCGCCTCACGCCACAGCAAGTCAAGCGAATTCTCATCCGTACAGCGCGGCGACTCCCAAACGTTGATCCCGACCGCCAAGGATGGGGCGTGGTCAACGCCCGGCTGGCGGTCGCCGCTGCCCTCAACGGGGGCGACACACCAAGGTTAGGGAACTACCTCCACCTCAACGGAGTTTGA